The following proteins come from a genomic window of Diprion similis isolate iyDipSimi1 chromosome 8, iyDipSimi1.1, whole genome shotgun sequence:
- the LOC124410106 gene encoding LOW QUALITY PROTEIN: putative uncharacterized protein DDB_G0282133 (The sequence of the model RefSeq protein was modified relative to this genomic sequence to represent the inferred CDS: deleted 1 base in 1 codon): MPVYTSKIAVAKNEHRQKKQGTEIISASWKGCEDDNLGDKNSKNTDTKEQSPVPVTQVTPNLPSNTSPVNEKDKIAPPPRKYFITVNSDSDETLSNIESVPNSPGQDNWQISAQRYSSLTNNHQKNNHPQSKSPKRDRSPVACEISRCMNIENTKGDQNTESESGSIIKRQRLMIGGTLICSDEKTKLQPQYHTEASSTENPSVLAKGSEKNTGDITHHNILKSPEEVSWLRHYERPRATYLNSDKNISKFENNGKENLQKNEILSCAPKKNDETIKKPINVTIASDPAQPNSHAAGYLLGGRHDKRPKPVTQKLGKRGRPRKQDYQKSGPNSEMKKKPQGKTSDTRFTSEQTSAATGGEPGVNNSTSRPSGNGLTLNGHALSLWELQTLFFKFLQHGHFRVDPEQPLIFTFNNDDNKSFAAGMQCYDPKGYHTQPGNTDMTNNCDSKKNPHSQRRFSTNNDDSRHHSMHNAWPNDTSHWNCNSELPIYTNPISNYMQPQHSSPSHYHQNIYNNNANLMGNNINSDRGYMNSNSPMNDASNFSATTSNTNINFNQNIQRRYENSVNSREIDLSMTNKNAMPNNSMNPVPNISANNLSPSWRSDNTNGVITNANSMNCLNEFSQTLEGSTSVNNFIHSQNSPISVSDSWINRTNNAFNINRYSTFPPWQGSFPMYSSCLNNADPYYKNMFNPCNTLMALDLPNYPYQYTMENNSNQWMQNITPGDTGISAFNAPGSQYPRTNYGFSEEHPMNQGINLSLSSEAAVNTIVPETSFIDPDEANSGMEYRSALKRNSVESKKNAYQKVVSGVNNEMQTNARSYSDPICVPYSKGYKNDIQTRDIDDIDVINVVDDDIDILEEQNLPHIQDYVNRTLDSFEGCFNHAYKASNSSNFRTVTDLSNNTETELTKLRQELADFTKQYSENQTSSESSILHDDVYNYMMTQNLDVIETQRDSTKTSTKNSYSH, translated from the exons ATGCCTGTTTACACAAGTAAAATAGCTGTAGCAAAAAATGAGCATCGACAAAAAAAACAGGGTACAGAAATTATATCTGCGTCATGGAAAGGATGTGAAGATGATAATTTGGGcgataaaaattccaaaaatactGATACAAAAGAACAAAGTCCCGTACCGGTAACACAGGTAACACCAAATTTGCCCAGTAACACTTCTCCTGTTAATGAAAAGGATAAAATTGCACCACCTCCCCGTAAGTACTTCATTACAGTAAATAGTGACTCCGATGAAACTTTGAGTAATATTGAATCAGTTCCCAATAGTCCAGGGCAAGACAATTGGCAAATTTCAGCTCAAAGGTATTCCAGTTTAACTAATAACCATCAAAAGAATAATCATCCTCAAAGCAAATCACCTAAAAGAGATAGAAGCCCGGTGGCTTGTGAAATTTCTAGATGCATGAATATTGAGAACACAAAGGGTGATCAAAATACTGAATCGGAATCTGGCAGCATCATTAAACGCCAGAGACTAATGATCGGTGGTACCTTAATTTgtagtgacgaaaaaacaaaacttcaaCCTCAGTATCACACGGAAGCCTCCTCAACTGAAAACCCTTCTGTACTAGCTAAAggcagtgaaaaaaatacaggaGATATTACGCATCACAACATTCTTAAGAGTCCAGAAGAGGTGTCATGGCTCAGACATTACGAAAGACCACGTGCAACTTATCTGAACTCAGACAAGAATATTagcaagtttgaaaataacggcaaggaaaatttacaaaaaaatgaaatcttatCCTGTGCACCCAAGAAAAACGATGAGACAATTAAGAAGCCTATCAATGTAACAATCGCAAGCGATCCAGCCCAGCCTAATTCTCATGCTGCAGGATACTTGTTGGGAGGTCGACATGACAAACGACCAAAACCAGTTACCCAGAAGCTTGGCAAACGGGGCAGGCCTCGAAAACAGGATTACCAAAAGTCTGGTCCAAattcagaaatgaaaaaaaaaccgcaggGAAAAACTTCCGATACTCGATTTACTTCTGAACAGACATCAGCAGCTACTGGTGGTGAACCAGGAGTGAACAACAGCACAAGTAGACCATCTGGCAATGGATTAACGCTAAATGGTCATGCTCTGAGTTTATGGGAATTGCAGActctattttttaaattcttgcaACATGGGCATTTTAGAGTTGATCCGGAGCAACCGCTGATTTTTACCTTCAATAATGATGACAATAAAAGTTTTGCTGCAGGAATGCAATGTTACGATCCCAAAGGGTATCACACACAACCTGGTAACACAGATATGACTAATAATTgtgatagtaaaaaaaatccacattCACAACGACGTTTCTCAACTAACAATGATGATAGCAGACATCATTCGATGCATAATGCTTGGCCAAATGACACAAGCCATTGGAATTGTAATAGTGAACTCCCTATTTATACGAATCCAATATCGAATTACATGCAACCTCAACACTCTTCACCTTCGCATTACCACCAAAACATATACAATAACAATGCAAACTTAATGGGAAACAACATTAACAGTGACCGTGGATATATGAATTCCAATAGCCCGATGAATGATGCTTCGAATTTTTCAGCAACTACCAGCAACACTAACATTAATTTTAACCAGAATATTCAACGTCGATATGAGAACTCAGTAAATAGCAGAGAGATTGATTTGTCAATgacaaataaaaatgcaatgCCAAATAACTCCATGAACCCGGTGCCTAATATCTCTGCAAATAATCTGAGTCCCAGTTGGAGATCCGATAACACCAATGGAGTTATAACAAATGCAAACTCAATGAACTGTTTGAATGAGTTTAGCCAGACACTAGAAGGTAGCACAAGCGTGAACAATTTCATACACAGTCAAAATTCGCCGATCAGTGTATCAGATTCTTGGATAAATAGGACAAATAATGCATTCAATATTAATAGATATTCAACATTTCCTCCATGGCAAGGATCATTTCCAATGTACAGCTCATGCTTGAATAATGCTGACCCTTATTACAAGAATATGTTCAATCCATGCAACACTCTAATGGCACTTGATCTCCCAAATTATCCTTACCAATATACTATGgagaataattcaaatcaatgGATGCAAAATATTACTCCAGGTGATACTGGCATTTCTGCATTCAATGCTCCAGGTTCGCAATATCCTCGTACGAACTATGGTTTTTCGGAAGAACATCCGATGAATCAAGGAATAAACTTGTCACTGTCAAGTGAAGCCGCAGTTAACACCATAGTTCCTGAAACGAGTTTTATAGATCCTGATGAGGCCAACTCAGGAATGGAATACAGAAGTGCATTGAAGCGTAACAGTGTGGAATCTAAGAAAAATGCGTATCAAAAAGTTGTGTCAGGTGTTAATAACGAGATGCAAACAAATGCCAGAAGCTATTCCGATCCTATTTGTGTGCCGTATTCAAAAGGATACAAAAACGATATACAAACTCGTGACATTGATGATATTGATGTAATAAATGTTGTCGATGATGACATTGATATCTTGGAAGAACAAAATCTACCTCATATCCAGGATTATGTCAACCGAACACTGGATAGTTTTGAAGGCTGCTTTAATCATGCTTACAAAGCCAGCAATTCTTCGAACTTTAGAACTGTCACAGACCTATCGAATAATACAGAAACAGaattgaccaagttacgacaAGAGTTGGCTGATTTTACCAAGCAATATTCTGAAAATCAGACAAGTTCTGAATCATCAATTCTACATGATGACG tTTATAATTACATGATGACGCAAAACCTGGATGTC ATAGAAACTCAACGTGACTCAACTAAGACAAGTACAAAAAATAGTTATAGCCATtag